The genomic interval AAACAGGAGCACTCCTCGGATTCTGATTGTTGTCGGATGGGAATTCATTAGCACCAAAAACCGTGAGGGTTGACGATTTCGTCACACTCGCAGTCCCAAAAACCCAGATTTGTCACACCGCACATCATCAGCACTCCCCTCGAACAATACTCCAGCTTCCTATCCCTTCTGTTTTCATCGCAGGATCACACAGGTGTCGAGCGTGATGGCGGATTAGGTCCACTTACTCGGGGATTACTTAATTTCATGTGTCCTTGCCGTCGTCAGATTCGAAACAGTTTGTTTAATATGTTGTTAGATCCTTAAAGTGCTTTATTGacatttgaaaaaatatgcaGCTGATTACAATGGTGCATTTGAAATAAACAACTAATGTTAGGCATgtttaaaattgatttatttatgcacatatatgcatgtatCTACATCTTGTTGTTTAACCTCTCCCTTGTTATAAATCACCTATTTAAATGTTGCTAAGCAACTCCCCTTTTCGAAGGTGTGCCCTTTAATTGACCGCAGTGAAAGGATTGTAATCCCATCCGCGCTAATTCCATTATCAAATCACGTGTCAGGACTTaggcaaaacaaaataagctttattttatatactttATGTTTTCCAAAGCCCTTTTGGTTCCCACACTATTGGGTTTAGCTGAGCCAAGCTGAATTTTTCACTCGCTCGCCTGGTGTCTGTTTCAAAAATAATGCAAGCGCACAAAAGCCATTCAAAAGTATTACAAGTTTGGGcgaaaaataatagaaaactTGGGACTAGAAGTATAAAAATTGGTATAAAACAGGGCTTGGATTAAAAATAAGAGTAAagaaattttcaattaaaaatcatATATTAATGGATGAGTAAAGGTAAAGGTATATATCTATAATCTTAAAAAATTTGATAACATTTACAAATACGCTGGCGaatatttgtataaattgTATATTACCCATCTGAAATCTTGGTAATCCACATTTCCTTCAACCACAACTACTTCCTGGCTTTCCTGGCTAATACTTTTTAAGTAGCTCCTCACATTTCACCTCAGTTCCCACTTTTGCATCATGCAGCATTATAATACCCCTAGATACCCGGAATTTCCAAGCACTTTGCGATAATCTGCGACTATTACTCAATTTTCCATAGCTCCTCTCAAATCGTTGTGTTCACCAGTAACTTCTTGCATAACCATTTGTGGCTGGCCAGCCCATCGTTTGCAATAGTTTTTCAATGGCCTTCCATTGTAGCCCATTGTTTGCCCCGTCGACGCTCAACAAATTGCTTAACTTCTCGCAAAAAGAGACAGGACGCTCCAGGATATTTAGCAAACGTCATCGTCCTGCGGCAGGAGAAGGGAAAAACTGCCCGGTTAATCCCAAAATTCCAGATTCAGACCTGAAAATAGAGCAGAAACAGCTTACCATCTGTAATCCCGAAACGGGCAACAATGCAAGGTGTCACCTTGTCGCTATCCTGTCTGCTCCCATTCACTCGCAGGATCTCTTTATCCTGTCGATCACCCAATAATGGGCATTGTGTGGGAGTTTCGTCTGGCGATGCCAAACGATTTTCGCACCTTTAGCTGGAAAATTTTTGGGCATTACGCGCTGCACACAAAAGGTGTTTATAGACACATCGCAGGGCAATCCAATTAATACGATTTGGAAACTAAGCAAACCCAgtgtaaataataaaataaaatactataaacaaaataatcaaaataatacaaaaactTGTTGATACTCATTCTTTATATCTTTAACTATTAGAAGTCACGCCATTTTAGATCGAAAATActttgatgttatatttttggGGACAGGCATCACGAGACACTCAAATTAATCAGAACAAGCAGGAAAACAGTTCATTTTCCCCGCCACTTAGTAACGCAAATCAATCAGTCGCGACTTTCCTTCGGTAATTTCGAACATATGCTGGGATTCTCGATTCCCGAGCACCCAAACAATTTCCACGGCTAATTGGGCGGCCGAGTTCCATGGGTCCAGTGCACTTTCCCATTGGGAACTCGGAAGGGGGTGTAAGACGATCCTTGGTTGGCAACCAGCTCATTGTTCTCATCAAGGAAAGCTCGCTGGTGTTTCCTTTCTCAACTCGACCGCTAAACAACAAAACTACAACTTTTCCACCTAATACTCTTCAGCTATTTGTATACCTGCCCAGATTTGAATATGATAATTGATTGCAGTTTACCTTCTCGATAGGAATTCTGTTGAAAGTCGGAAACCCGAGCAGATTGGCAACTGATTTCCATCATTCTAGCTGATCTAGATCAGTTTTTTCGATTTGCTCTTTCTAAATTTGGTATGCAGAGTTCTTGGgaaattttggccaaaaatgaatGAATTGGAAGGAAGAAACTTGATAAAATCAGAGCACCATTCATAAATTGGTTTTCCAAGTACCAGACGGCTGTTTCTCACCATTACAAAGGAAAAAAATGTTCATATATACTCcctatattatttatattcaagttctatattatttatgccctGCTTTAAACGgaattttaatttctcttgTGTATCGTTGTTTTCTAACGACTTTATTAAGCGAAAATTGTAAACTAATTATGCGCTGCGAAATGAAATTCCCGCGGGACACAATTAGTGcgtgatttttattttttattttggacATATGCTTTCCCCGGCCGCAAAATGagcaaataaatcataaatgtTTCATTCAACGTAATTGAGCCCGAACTTACCCCTAAGTTCTCCTTCTCCGAGGGGCAGGGGTGGGTCACCATGCCTACACTTCTGTGAAACGAGAAAAACAATGTAATCCGAGAAGGTTTTTAGGAATGTGCGTAATATTGTGTGCGGGTTGCGAGGAGAAGGGGAAGTTGGTGGAAGAACTTCCTCAGTTTTAGGGGTTGTAATGGCTCCGCCCCCGGGAACAAgtgaaaacgaaacgaaacgggCAACGgaacaaaatggaaatggaaattaaacTGATTCAATAGGGGAATCCTTTTAAATAAACTGATTCAATAGGGGAAACCTTTTAAATTTATactttataataataatataattttctgtctttaatttaaaataagtagaaattatataaagttggtacttatttttaatataGCAAGAAAAACACTTCGAAAACGAACAATAACAATTTAACAgcgaaaacgaaacgaaactcAAACCTCCTTGGCCAGCTTATGGACCTGGCGATAGTTGACGTCCACCAATCGGATACTGCCGCCCACCGTGGCCAGCGGTTTCATCAAGTTATTCAGGGTGGTGGCCACCGGATCGAGGATGTCCCTGGCGGAGCACAGTACATTGTATAGGAAAATCAGCGGCGGCTGCAGGTAGCCGTTGAAGAGCATGGTCAGGAGGGGCTTGACCAAGTAGTCGGAGGTCATGTGGAGCAGTCCAACGATGAGGGTGTTCACCAGGGAGTAGAGGACAAATCGGTAGCTCTGCAGGATGAAGGCCACCACGAAGGCCACGGCGATGTGCAGCAGTCCGAAGAGCTCCGCCCAGAAGTGGGTGGCATAGGTGGTGGCGCGGTCGGCCAGGACAATCGCATTGATCTTCGGATGCGAGTCCGTGGTGCTCAGATAGTCGGCGCAGCCGTGCTCGAAGGGATAGATGCCGATGCAGGTGTGCCGGTTGGCCTCCTTGCGATTCCACTGCGGCTCCGGCAGATCGTCGATGATGGAATTCTGGCTCTGCGGCTGGCACTTGCACATCTTGTCCAGCGACTCCACCAAACGGGTCAGAAAGCCACcgttctgcttctgcttctgcgCCTGCGATGATTTGTGGGACTTTGTGGCACGACCCTTCACCTTGGGCGCAGTTCTCGTTGGGACGCGCACTCGGGGACGCCGCTTGGAGTAACGCTGGAACTCGATCCTTTGTGGCTTGTTCTTGCTCAGGCTAAGCAGACTCTTCTCCGGCTCCGCGTGCATCTCGTACAGAGTGTGTGGTGAGCTCCCCGAATCCGTGGAAGCGGTCATCTCCCCTTGCGCCACATCCTTGAACATGATGTACTGCGCCTGACTGTGCTGATATGCGTCGGAATCGGTGGAGGAGTTCAGCCGTGGGAAGATCTTCTTCAGGGGAGACTGCAGCTTGGCCGTCACCCCCACGTGGTTAACCTTGATCAGGTTCGACTTGGATGTGGCGCAGTGGGGATCGGTTGACTCTGACATTGTGACTTTATGTTCTAAACTAATTACGTGCTACTTCAAAGCCAACTGACGTCTTTTCCGATCATATGATCTAAATTCAAGTTTAGCGTACCGAAAAGTCAACTTATTAGCTTTTTACCACAGAAAAGGACATGTACTTTTTGGCCTAGAGacaagaatatataatttaatttaaaaatttattattattatttgtttttgtccGTGCTATAATACGTTTCATTTCCGGTTTGCGCCACCACTACGTTTGCTGGTATGTTTCAGTATATTCCCGGTAGATGGTGTACTTGTCAGTGGTTTCCTTTGCCGGCCCGCAAACGGTCACACTCGTCCACACTAAGCAGATTTGGAGAAAAAAACAACTGTAATTAGGAGCCATAATTAATTCATTTCGAATCGCACACGCTTTTCAGTTTAGCTAGCCGAAAGCACAGAATGTTCGCCTCCGCCTGGCGCAGCGTGGCCACCTCCGTGGAGACCCAGTTGACGGCCACCTACTTCCGAGGTTCGTCCAGCAATCCGAAACTGCTCCTGCGTTCCTGGCGGACGATTCCTCGAGCGGATGCCCCTGGTTTCGGAGCGATTCGGCGGCGTTTTCTGGCTGTGCCCGTCATCTGTCCAAGTCTCGTCAAGCGTAATCTATCCGTACATACGTGTTTAATCTAATCTCTGCCTGCGCTGCACTTCCATTTCCCAGTATCTACGCTTTTTGTTCGTCCGTA from Drosophila mauritiana strain mau12 chromosome 3L, ASM438214v1, whole genome shotgun sequence carries:
- the LOC117140412 gene encoding uncharacterized protein LOC117140412; this encodes MSESTDPHCATSKSNLIKVNHVGVTAKLQSPLKKIFPRLNSSTDSDAYQHSQAQYIMFKDVAQGEMTASTDSGSSPHTLYEMHAEPEKSLLSLSKNKPQRIEFQRYSKRRPRVRVPTRTAPKVKGRATKSHKSSQAQKQKQNGGFLTRLVESLDKMCKCQPQSQNSIIDDLPEPQWNRKEANRHTCIGIYPFEHGCADYLSTTDSHPKINAIVLADRATTYATHFWAELFGLLHIAVAFVVAFILQSYRFVLYSLVNTLIVGLLHMTSDYLVKPLLTMLFNGYLQPPLIFLYNVLCSARDILDPVATTLNNLMKPLATVGGSIRLVDVNYRQVHKLAKEV